In Propionimicrobium sp. PCR01-08-3, one DNA window encodes the following:
- the rpsB gene encoding 30S ribosomal protein S2, translated as MAVVTTRQLLESGVHFGHQTRRWNPKMKRFIFNERNGIYIIDLRQSLTYIDKAYGFISGIVSRGGQVLFVGTKKQAQETIAEQATRVGMPYVNQRWLGGMLTNFQTINKRIIRLKELESMDLENVVPGGRPKKELLGLRREKDKLNKSLGGIRDMGRLPQAVWIVDTKKEHLAIDEARKLHIPVVAILDTNCDPDEVDYPIPGNDDAIRSVSLLTRVIADAVADGLMKRSNADSEQTTEAEPMPDWERELLAGGEAPAAEGAEKAAEGAEKAEDAGKTDAAEQAAQAEGSIEAGAPEADKPAEAVAADQNLEAAPAESAN; from the coding sequence ATGGCCGTCGTTACCACGCGCCAGCTGCTGGAGAGCGGTGTGCACTTCGGACACCAGACTCGCCGCTGGAATCCGAAGATGAAGCGCTTCATCTTCAACGAGCGCAACGGCATCTACATCATTGACCTTCGCCAGTCGCTGACCTACATCGACAAGGCGTACGGCTTTATCTCGGGAATCGTCTCCCGCGGTGGCCAGGTGCTGTTCGTCGGCACCAAGAAGCAGGCTCAGGAGACCATCGCCGAGCAGGCCACCCGCGTCGGCATGCCCTATGTCAACCAGCGTTGGCTCGGCGGCATGCTCACCAATTTCCAGACCATCAACAAGCGGATCATCCGCCTGAAGGAACTGGAATCCATGGATCTCGAGAACGTCGTTCCCGGTGGCCGCCCCAAGAAGGAGCTGCTGGGTCTGCGCCGCGAGAAGGACAAGCTGAACAAGTCGCTCGGTGGTATCCGTGACATGGGACGCCTGCCCCAGGCGGTCTGGATCGTCGACACCAAGAAAGAGCACCTGGCCATCGACGAGGCCCGCAAGCTGCACATCCCGGTGGTCGCGATTCTCGACACCAACTGTGATCCGGACGAGGTCGACTACCCGATCCCGGGCAACGACGACGCCATCCGTTCGGTTTCGCTGCTCACCCGGGTCATCGCCGACGCCGTCGCCGATGGACTGATGAAGCGGTCGAATGCCGACTCCGAGCAGACCACCGAGGCCGAGCCGATGCCCGACTGGGAGCGCGAGTTGCTCGCCGGTGGCGAGGCTCCTGCCGCCGAAGGTGCTGAAAAGGCCGCCGAAGGGGCTGAGAAGGCCGAGGATGCGGGCAAGACCGATGCCGCCGAACAGGCCGCCCAGGCCGAAGGCTCCATCGAGGCCGGCGCCCCCGAAGCGGACAAGCCCGCCGAGGCCGTCGCCGCTGATCAGAACCTCGAGGCCGCTCCCGCCGAGTCTGCCAACTGA
- a CDS encoding Rossmann fold nucleotide-binding protein, producing MNTAHVPTLEIDSLGEWDARITTVDSIAGWVMQAVDLSERADDLQRVDPRGASFLGCTLPADLVEELRERGALIFPPLPHVPFEPYRSSLYSAFELYDAVAGGELYAQTTDARIYSWTNSLPGPDDLAASLAMTLHDHSITDALEDLLDGIAPECTVGILGGHAMSRGSDDYVGAARLASQLTKAGFTVLTGGGPGAMEAANLGAYLAGQPAALVHAIGHLSSAPDYKDNETLWAATAMEVRAQTHPSGRSVGIPTWFYGHELPNVFASQIAKYFSNALREDILLQHCRGGLIYLPGAAGTIQEVFQAATGNYYAASPELISPMIFVGHEYWTDTLPVWPLISALASGREMADHLLLVDDVDAAADHLAGLLEAAARRQNA from the coding sequence ATGAATACCGCGCATGTGCCTACCTTGGAGATCGACTCGTTGGGCGAGTGGGATGCCCGGATCACAACCGTGGACTCCATCGCCGGCTGGGTCATGCAGGCGGTCGACCTGAGCGAGCGGGCAGATGACCTTCAGCGTGTCGATCCACGCGGGGCATCATTTCTGGGCTGCACGCTGCCGGCCGATTTGGTCGAGGAACTGCGCGAGCGCGGAGCACTCATCTTTCCGCCGCTGCCGCACGTGCCGTTCGAGCCCTACCGATCCAGCCTTTACAGCGCGTTCGAGCTTTATGACGCTGTCGCTGGCGGCGAGCTTTATGCGCAGACCACCGATGCCCGCATCTATTCTTGGACGAATTCGCTGCCCGGGCCGGACGACCTGGCCGCATCGTTGGCCATGACGCTGCACGACCATTCGATAACCGACGCTCTGGAAGACCTGCTCGACGGTATCGCTCCCGAATGCACGGTCGGGATCCTCGGCGGGCATGCGATGTCGCGCGGCTCGGACGACTACGTCGGCGCCGCCAGGCTGGCATCCCAACTCACCAAGGCCGGATTCACGGTATTGACCGGCGGCGGGCCGGGCGCCATGGAGGCCGCGAACCTGGGAGCCTATCTCGCCGGGCAGCCGGCGGCCCTCGTCCACGCCATCGGCCATCTGTCGTCAGCGCCCGATTACAAGGACAATGAGACGCTGTGGGCGGCCACCGCGATGGAGGTCCGTGCGCAAACGCATCCGAGCGGACGCTCGGTCGGCATTCCGACCTGGTTCTACGGCCATGAACTGCCGAACGTGTTCGCCTCACAGATCGCCAAATACTTCAGCAATGCTCTGCGCGAAGACATCTTGCTGCAGCATTGCCGCGGCGGTTTGATCTACCTGCCGGGCGCCGCAGGCACAATACAAGAGGTCTTCCAGGCGGCGACCGGCAACTACTACGCCGCAAGTCCCGAACTGATCAGCCCGATGATCTTCGTCGGCCACGAATACTGGACCGATACTCTGCCCGTTTGGCCGCTGATCAGCGCACTAGCGTCCGGACGCGAGATGGCCGACCACCTGCTGCTCGTCGACGATGTGGACGCCGCCGCCGATCATCTCGCTGGACTGCTCGAGGCGGCGGCCCGGCGGCAAAACGCCTGA
- a CDS encoding GNAT family N-acetyltransferase gives MSGSIRVLDDEDLPEFLSLLACDPLSNLFVASRVSTFGLAPQSLGCAVYGYYAGGELVAACHVGSNLVPIGASTEAMEAFADAIGPRRQVASMVGKAAAISHLHARLCDRWGTSWKYPREVRAHQPLMVIRRSPLIPGDARIRRVDTTHAEAYTKAAVAMYTEEVGVSPVDSSGSYSRYVRVLMQMGRAMGGIVPADEVRHPQERVWFKSDIGSAWRQYCQVQGVWLDPVLRGRRMSVPAMAQVVNLCQQQFSEVSLYVNDFNTPARRLYSEIGFVTVDELATVLY, from the coding sequence TTGAGCGGTTCGATACGGGTTCTGGACGACGAGGATCTCCCGGAGTTTCTCTCGCTGCTGGCCTGCGACCCGCTCAGCAACCTCTTCGTGGCCTCCCGAGTCTCGACCTTCGGGCTGGCGCCGCAATCGCTCGGCTGTGCCGTCTACGGCTACTACGCAGGTGGTGAGCTTGTCGCAGCGTGCCACGTCGGCTCCAATCTGGTACCGATCGGAGCCTCGACCGAGGCGATGGAGGCGTTCGCCGACGCTATCGGGCCACGCAGACAGGTCGCCTCGATGGTTGGCAAGGCCGCGGCGATCAGCCATTTGCATGCCAGGTTGTGCGACCGCTGGGGAACCAGCTGGAAGTACCCGCGCGAGGTGCGGGCCCACCAGCCGCTGATGGTGATCCGCCGGTCACCGCTGATCCCGGGCGATGCCAGGATCAGGCGGGTCGACACGACTCATGCCGAGGCCTACACGAAGGCGGCGGTGGCGATGTACACCGAAGAGGTCGGCGTCAGCCCAGTGGATTCGTCCGGCAGCTATTCGCGCTATGTGCGCGTGCTGATGCAGATGGGCCGCGCGATGGGTGGCATCGTGCCCGCCGACGAAGTCAGGCACCCGCAGGAGAGAGTCTGGTTCAAGTCCGATATCGGCTCGGCCTGGCGGCAGTACTGCCAGGTGCAAGGCGTCTGGCTCGACCCGGTGCTGCGCGGCAGGCGGATGTCGGTGCCTGCCATGGCCCAGGTCGTGAACTTGTGCCAGCAGCAATTCTCCGAGGTGTCGCTGTATGTCAACGACTTCAACACCCCGGCCCGTCGGTTGTACTCGGAGATCGGTTTCGTCACCGTGGACGAGCTCGCAACAGTTCTGTATTGA
- the cydC gene encoding thiol reductant ABC exporter subunit CydC: protein MRTTDSRRSDSKQVRNWLLDVARPVLKPLGASVAFRHVDQFAGLGLLAIGAGSIARLASDLTGSPEAGPAWLPSSAAMLALTLIVISLVKGLTRYLEHFFGHLVAFKALELLRVRLFRALVPQTPALMQRSTSGDLLVRATKDIDRIEVFFAHTFPPAVTAVTVPVVGVLVIAGVGSWPLALAAAIGLALSLLVPLLGASTNQAAAQQVAAARGTISQHITDSMQGMAEVTGYGHVTRRLDELAELDEQVARAQQTRGHVQATRDGLQVVIVGLTTLAVAVLAIGLGVDLVSAAIAVALTWRLFDSTSAVKDFMASLDTSMAAAERVHRIATAPPLIAGPDSAVDLPPGPLAISWEHLGYRYPSEANDREPALQDVSITAPAGTHLLLTGHSGCGKSTLLHLVLRYDDPTSGRVLIGGVDARQIPGDQLRSRVALIDQTPFLFHGSIADNLRIAAPEATDEQLREALHVAQLDDEIHQMPDGLGTQVGERGQRLSGGQQQRLALARALLIGADILLLDEFTSHLDTELAARVRQALRAARPDATIIESAHLFDTVDADQIVRLDAGRLLGS, encoded by the coding sequence ATGCGAACGACTGATTCCAGACGAAGCGATTCAAAACAGGTGCGCAACTGGCTGCTCGATGTGGCCCGGCCTGTGTTGAAGCCGCTGGGCGCGTCCGTCGCCTTCCGGCATGTCGACCAGTTTGCCGGACTCGGGCTGCTGGCCATCGGTGCCGGATCGATTGCCCGATTGGCGAGTGACCTTACCGGTTCTCCAGAGGCCGGACCTGCCTGGTTACCGAGCAGCGCGGCCATGCTCGCCCTCACTCTGATCGTGATCTCGCTTGTCAAGGGGCTAACGCGCTACCTGGAGCATTTCTTCGGGCATCTGGTCGCGTTCAAGGCCCTCGAATTGCTGCGCGTCAGGCTGTTCCGCGCCCTGGTGCCGCAGACCCCGGCATTGATGCAGCGCTCGACCTCTGGCGATCTGCTGGTGCGGGCCACCAAGGACATCGACCGTATCGAGGTTTTCTTCGCGCACACATTTCCACCTGCGGTGACCGCGGTCACCGTTCCGGTGGTGGGAGTTCTCGTGATCGCAGGTGTCGGGTCGTGGCCGCTGGCACTGGCCGCCGCGATCGGCCTGGCGCTCAGCCTGCTGGTGCCGCTGCTCGGTGCGTCCACGAACCAGGCGGCCGCCCAGCAGGTAGCCGCGGCGAGAGGGACGATCAGCCAGCACATCACCGATTCGATGCAGGGCATGGCCGAGGTCACCGGATACGGGCACGTCACCCGCCGGCTCGACGAACTTGCCGAGCTTGACGAACAAGTTGCCCGCGCACAGCAGACCCGTGGACATGTTCAGGCCACCCGCGATGGTCTGCAGGTGGTGATCGTCGGGTTGACCACGCTGGCGGTTGCCGTGTTGGCAATCGGGCTGGGCGTTGATCTGGTCTCGGCTGCCATCGCCGTCGCCCTGACCTGGCGGCTGTTCGATTCGACCTCGGCCGTCAAGGACTTCATGGCCAGTTTGGATACCTCGATGGCGGCGGCGGAACGCGTCCATCGGATCGCCACCGCCCCGCCGCTGATCGCCGGTCCCGATTCTGCTGTCGACCTGCCGCCGGGACCGCTGGCCATCAGCTGGGAGCATCTCGGCTACCGCTACCCCAGTGAGGCCAATGATCGGGAACCGGCTCTGCAGGACGTGAGCATCACCGCCCCGGCCGGTACTCATCTGCTGCTCACCGGCCACTCGGGCTGCGGCAAGTCGACGCTGCTGCATCTCGTGCTGCGCTACGACGATCCGACCTCCGGCAGGGTGCTGATCGGCGGTGTGGACGCCCGACAGATCCCCGGTGACCAGTTGCGTTCTCGGGTCGCGTTGATCGACCAAACGCCATTCCTGTTCCACGGCAGCATCGCCGACAATCTACGGATCGCCGCCCCGGAAGCCACCGATGAGCAACTACGCGAGGCACTGCATGTAGCCCAACTCGACGATGAGATCCACCAGATGCCCGACGGGCTTGGCACCCAGGTCGGCGAGCGAGGCCAGCGGTTGTCGGGCGGGCAGCAGCAGCGTCTGGCGCTGGCCCGTGCCTTGCTGATCGGTGCCGACATCCTCCTGCTCGACGAGTTCACCTCGCATCTCGACACCGAACTTGCCGCGCGAGTGCGGCAGGCGCTGCGGGCTGCGCGTCCGGATGCAACGATCATCGAATCGGCGCATCTATTCGACACCGTCGACGCGGATCAAATCGTCCGCTTGGATGCCGGACGATTGTTGGGTAGCTGA
- the tsf gene encoding translation elongation factor Ts yields the protein MAITAADVKKLRDLTGAGMMDAKKALTEAEGDFERATELLRVSGAAKVAKRSDRSANNGLVAAKGSSLIQLGSETDFVAKNQEFVSLASSIVDAVEAGKATDAEAAKVLPLNGGTVAEAISNLEATIGEKLELAHVAHFDGEVHTYLHRRSQDLPPQVGVLVEYEGDDTQFVHEVALQIASMRPDYVSIEDVPDEVVEREKRIATETALDEGKPEKIIPKIVEGRVHAFYKEACLLEQPSITDDKKTVGQLAKAANVTIKRFVRFVVGA from the coding sequence ATGGCTATTACTGCCGCTGACGTAAAGAAGCTGCGCGACCTCACGGGCGCCGGCATGATGGACGCCAAGAAGGCCCTGACCGAGGCCGAGGGTGATTTCGAGCGCGCCACCGAACTGCTGCGTGTCTCGGGTGCCGCCAAGGTTGCCAAGCGCAGCGACCGCTCCGCCAACAACGGCCTGGTCGCCGCCAAGGGCTCCTCGCTGATTCAGCTGGGCTCGGAGACCGACTTCGTGGCCAAGAACCAGGAATTCGTGTCGCTGGCCTCCTCGATCGTGGACGCGGTCGAGGCCGGCAAGGCCACCGATGCCGAGGCGGCCAAGGTGCTGCCCCTGAACGGTGGCACCGTCGCCGAGGCGATCAGCAATCTCGAGGCGACCATCGGCGAGAAGCTCGAACTGGCTCACGTTGCCCACTTCGACGGTGAGGTACACACCTACCTGCACCGCCGCAGCCAGGATCTGCCGCCTCAGGTCGGCGTCCTGGTCGAATACGAGGGCGATGACACGCAGTTCGTGCACGAGGTCGCTTTGCAGATCGCGTCGATGCGTCCGGACTACGTCTCGATCGAGGACGTGCCGGACGAGGTTGTGGAGCGTGAGAAGCGCATCGCGACCGAGACCGCCCTCGACGAGGGCAAGCCCGAGAAGATCATCCCGAAGATCGTCGAGGGCCGGGTGCACGCTTTCTATAAGGAGGCCTGTCTGCTGGAGCAGCCTTCCATCACCGATGACAAGAAGACCGTCGGCCAGCTGGCCAAGGCCGCCAATGTGACCATCAAGCGCTTCGTGCGTTTCGTGGTCGGCGCCTGA
- a CDS encoding phosphatidate cytidylyltransferase produces the protein MSESGPDKSSPAEQTTRTKQSAASKRSTGRNLPVAIASAVVLYAWIVGSLLWWDWGFIAFLIVCAVVGSFELWRAFTGRGLHVVLTPIAAGATLTFVATHYVAQHHSQFTGAGVLLAGLALMVLACLIGRLRGPVRGFINDAAASVFTVGYVPLLLGTLILLLAQPDGNVRAIYYFILVPCADTGAYAVGSLLGKHKLAPHISPGKTWEGLAGAVGVTCIVGAVLGPLMIGAHWWAGAIIGILLSLAGTVGDLIESMLKRDAGIKDMGRIIPGHGGAMDRMDSLLGAAPIAWLAMLLLV, from the coding sequence GTGAGTGAATCCGGTCCGGATAAGAGCTCACCGGCTGAGCAGACCACCCGAACCAAGCAGTCAGCCGCGTCCAAACGCAGCACGGGCCGCAATCTTCCCGTGGCCATCGCCTCTGCGGTCGTGCTCTACGCCTGGATCGTGGGCTCGCTGTTGTGGTGGGATTGGGGCTTCATCGCTTTCCTGATCGTCTGCGCCGTGGTCGGATCATTCGAACTATGGCGCGCTTTCACCGGCCGTGGCCTGCACGTGGTCTTGACCCCGATAGCCGCCGGAGCGACACTGACGTTTGTCGCGACACACTATGTGGCCCAGCATCACTCCCAGTTCACCGGGGCCGGAGTACTGCTCGCCGGCCTGGCACTGATGGTGCTGGCCTGCCTGATCGGACGCTTGCGCGGCCCGGTGCGCGGCTTCATCAACGATGCTGCCGCCAGCGTCTTTACGGTCGGGTATGTGCCGTTGCTGCTGGGCACATTGATCTTGCTGCTCGCACAACCGGACGGCAATGTACGCGCCATCTACTACTTCATCTTGGTGCCGTGCGCCGACACCGGCGCCTACGCCGTCGGATCGCTGCTCGGCAAACATAAGCTGGCGCCGCACATCAGCCCCGGAAAGACCTGGGAGGGGTTGGCCGGAGCGGTCGGCGTGACCTGCATCGTCGGTGCTGTTCTCGGTCCGTTGATGATCGGCGCACACTGGTGGGCCGGTGCGATCATCGGAATCCTGCTGTCGCTGGCAGGCACCGTCGGAGACCTGATCGAGTCGATGCTCAAACGCGACGCCGGCATCAAGGACATGGGCCGGATCATTCCGGGCCACGGCGGAGCCATGGACCGGATGGATTCACTGCTGGGTGCCGCCCCCATCGCCTGGCTGGCGATGCTGCTGCTGGTGTGA
- the rlmN gene encoding 23S rRNA (adenine(2503)-C(2))-methyltransferase RlmN, protein MTTIVGHLDLTGKFRPTRRKPPIHWMDLSPTDRVDAVKQAGLPGFRAKQISHQWFASLNADPAQWTDLPAGIRDQVAETWFPTMLDRAGEQTADHGTTIKTAWRAFDGAIIESVIMRYRDRTTICISSEAGCGMACPFCATGQGGLQRNLTASEIVWQVHDAARRLAAGEFKGGPGHINNIVFMGMGEPMANYKQVMAAVRQIHAPNPDGLGIGARGITISTVGMVPRMRQLADEGLPVTLALSLHAPDDQLRDEIVPLNKHFNVDAVLDAAWDYANVTKRRVSIEYILIKDINDQSWRADLLARRLKARGDWGWFHVNLIPLNPTPGSKWTASRPTDERAFVEHLEHAGVPVTVRDTRGSDIDGACGQLAANLDSRASERS, encoded by the coding sequence ATGACAACTATCGTCGGGCATCTCGATCTCACCGGAAAGTTCCGGCCGACCCGGCGTAAGCCCCCGATCCACTGGATGGACCTCAGCCCCACCGATCGCGTCGATGCGGTGAAGCAGGCGGGATTGCCCGGTTTCCGGGCGAAGCAGATCTCCCATCAGTGGTTCGCCAGCCTGAACGCCGACCCCGCCCAGTGGACAGATCTTCCTGCGGGTATCCGCGACCAGGTCGCCGAGACCTGGTTCCCCACGATGCTGGATCGTGCGGGGGAGCAGACCGCTGATCATGGCACCACCATCAAGACCGCCTGGCGGGCGTTCGATGGCGCGATCATCGAATCGGTGATCATGCGTTACCGCGACCGCACGACGATCTGCATCTCGTCCGAGGCAGGCTGCGGCATGGCCTGCCCGTTCTGTGCCACCGGGCAAGGCGGACTGCAGCGCAATCTGACCGCGTCCGAAATCGTCTGGCAAGTTCACGATGCAGCCCGCAGGCTTGCGGCAGGGGAGTTCAAGGGCGGGCCCGGCCACATCAACAACATCGTCTTCATGGGCATGGGCGAGCCGATGGCCAATTACAAACAGGTGATGGCTGCCGTCCGCCAGATTCACGCGCCCAACCCGGACGGGCTGGGCATCGGGGCGCGCGGCATCACGATTTCGACCGTCGGCATGGTGCCCAGGATGCGTCAACTCGCGGACGAGGGTTTGCCGGTCACCCTGGCGTTGTCGCTGCATGCCCCGGACGACCAGTTGCGCGACGAGATCGTGCCGTTGAACAAGCATTTCAACGTGGACGCAGTACTCGACGCGGCGTGGGACTACGCAAACGTCACCAAGCGGCGGGTAAGCATCGAATACATCCTGATCAAAGACATCAACGACCAGTCCTGGCGGGCCGACCTGCTGGCCAGAAGACTGAAGGCTCGCGGCGACTGGGGCTGGTTCCACGTGAACCTGATTCCGCTGAATCCGACACCCGGCAGCAAATGGACGGCGTCCAGGCCCACCGACGAGCGGGCCTTCGTCGAGCACTTGGAGCACGCCGGAGTTCCGGTGACGGTCCGCGACACCCGAGGCAGCGACATCGATGGGGCCTGTGGTCAGCTGGCGGCGAATCTGGACTCCAGGGCGAGCGAGCGATCCTAA
- a CDS encoding NAD(P)H-binding protein, translating into MNTITVYGATGMVGSAIAAEAVRRGHRVVGVSRGGTPDNPIDGVDYVTGQIGDAADVVAKAEKTDAIVFAVPGPRDGSPVQPIIDAHAAIVPALAAAGVAARVFVVGGAGATLADDGTRLVDAPDFPDAAKPESLSFAEILEIYRKAPESVGWVMLAPAPTIAPGEPAAGYQLGDDHPAGSFVTSGTFAKAALDELENPAHRRVRFTVAER; encoded by the coding sequence ATGAACACCATCACCGTTTACGGGGCTACCGGCATGGTCGGCAGCGCCATAGCCGCCGAAGCCGTCCGCCGCGGGCACCGGGTTGTCGGCGTATCCCGAGGCGGAACCCCGGACAATCCCATTGATGGGGTCGATTACGTCACGGGACAGATCGGTGACGCGGCCGACGTCGTCGCCAAGGCCGAGAAGACCGACGCCATCGTCTTCGCGGTGCCCGGGCCGAGAGACGGTAGCCCGGTGCAGCCCATCATCGATGCGCATGCGGCGATCGTGCCGGCGTTGGCCGCGGCCGGTGTCGCAGCCCGGGTTTTCGTGGTCGGTGGTGCGGGAGCGACCCTGGCCGATGACGGCACCCGGCTGGTTGACGCCCCGGACTTCCCCGATGCCGCCAAGCCCGAATCCTTGAGCTTCGCCGAGATCCTGGAGATCTACCGCAAGGCCCCCGAATCGGTCGGCTGGGTGATGCTGGCACCGGCTCCCACGATCGCCCCAGGTGAGCCTGCCGCAGGCTACCAGCTCGGCGACGACCATCCGGCCGGCAGCTTCGTAACCTCGGGCACCTTCGCCAAGGCCGCCCTCGACGAACTGGAGAATCCGGCCCACCGCCGCGTCCGTTTCACGGTGGCGGAGCGCTGA
- the ispG gene encoding flavodoxin-dependent (E)-4-hydroxy-3-methylbut-2-enyl-diphosphate synthase: protein MSINLGTPSATPMVLAPRRKTRKIKVGTTSIGGDAPIAVQSMTTTLTANINATLQQIAELTAAGCDIVRVAVPSQDDADALPAIAAKSKIPVVADIHFQPRYVFAAIEAGCAKVRVNPGNIKAFDDKIADIAKAATDHGTSIRIGVNAGSLDKRLRAMYETDPAGALVQSALNEAALFEEVGFFDFAISVKHHDPVIMVDAYRRLSQACDYPLHLGVTEAGPAFQGTIKSATAFGALLAEGIGDTIRVSLSAPPVEEVKVGIKILESLNLRPRQFEIVSCPSCGRAQVDVYKLANDVTEGLKQITAPIRVAVMGCVVNGPGEAREADLGVASGNGRGQIFVRGEVIATVPEDEIVRTLISEANRIASEMDESGSPEVLVS, encoded by the coding sequence ATGTCCATCAATCTGGGAACTCCGTCGGCCACGCCGATGGTGCTCGCGCCCCGGCGTAAGACTCGCAAGATCAAGGTCGGCACCACATCTATCGGGGGAGACGCCCCGATCGCGGTGCAATCGATGACCACCACGCTGACGGCCAACATCAACGCGACCTTGCAGCAGATCGCGGAATTGACCGCGGCCGGCTGCGACATCGTGCGGGTTGCGGTGCCGAGCCAGGACGACGCGGACGCGCTGCCGGCCATCGCGGCGAAATCGAAGATCCCGGTGGTCGCCGACATCCACTTCCAGCCGCGCTACGTGTTCGCGGCGATCGAAGCCGGCTGCGCGAAGGTCCGCGTCAACCCCGGCAACATCAAAGCCTTCGACGACAAGATTGCCGACATCGCCAAGGCTGCGACCGACCACGGAACCTCGATTCGTATCGGGGTCAACGCCGGCTCTCTCGACAAGCGGCTGCGCGCCATGTACGAGACCGACCCGGCAGGTGCGCTCGTGCAATCCGCGCTCAATGAGGCGGCGCTGTTCGAAGAGGTCGGATTCTTTGATTTCGCGATCTCCGTGAAGCATCACGACCCGGTGATCATGGTGGACGCCTACCGCAGGCTCTCGCAGGCCTGCGACTACCCGCTGCACCTCGGCGTGACCGAGGCTGGGCCCGCCTTCCAGGGCACCATCAAGTCGGCGACCGCCTTCGGTGCGCTGTTGGCCGAGGGTATCGGCGACACCATCCGGGTGTCGCTGTCGGCTCCGCCGGTCGAAGAGGTCAAGGTCGGCATCAAGATCCTCGAATCGCTGAACCTGCGCCCCCGCCAGTTCGAAATCGTCAGCTGCCCCAGCTGTGGCCGGGCCCAGGTCGACGTCTACAAGCTGGCCAACGACGTGACCGAGGGCCTGAAGCAGATAACCGCGCCGATCCGCGTCGCCGTGATGGGCTGTGTGGTGAATGGTCCCGGCGAGGCCCGCGAGGCCGATCTGGGTGTGGCGTCGGGTAACGGACGCGGACAGATCTTCGTCCGCGGCGAGGTCATCGCGACCGTCCCCGAAGACGAGATCGTGCGCACCTTGATCTCGGAGGCCAACCGGATCGCGTCCGAGATGGACGAGTCGGGCAGCCCCGAGGTCCTGGTCAGCTAA
- the pyrH gene encoding UMP kinase gives MMTEPYHRVLLKLSGEAFGGGKLGVDPLIVRSVARQIADLVRNGTQISVVVGGGNYFRGVELQAGGMDRDRADYMGMLGTVMNSLALQDFLEKEGVPTRVQSAITMGQVAESYIPRRAERHMEKGRVVIFGAGSGMPYFSTDTVAAQRALEVKAEILLMGKNGVDAVYDSDPKSNPNAQRYAELTYDEFLAKGLKVADATAISLARDNDLDMLFFGLDDESNIARAVAGERIGTWVHA, from the coding sequence CTGATGACCGAGCCTTACCATCGTGTACTACTCAAACTGTCCGGGGAGGCTTTCGGTGGCGGAAAACTCGGCGTCGACCCGCTGATCGTCCGCTCGGTCGCTCGGCAGATCGCCGATCTGGTGCGCAATGGCACTCAGATTTCGGTCGTCGTCGGCGGTGGCAACTACTTCCGCGGCGTCGAGCTTCAGGCAGGCGGCATGGACCGCGATCGCGCGGACTACATGGGCATGCTCGGCACCGTGATGAATTCGCTCGCTCTGCAAGACTTCCTGGAAAAAGAAGGTGTGCCGACCCGCGTCCAATCGGCCATCACGATGGGACAGGTCGCGGAATCGTACATTCCGCGCCGGGCCGAGCGCCATATGGAGAAGGGCAGGGTCGTCATCTTCGGTGCCGGCTCGGGTATGCCGTACTTCTCGACCGATACCGTTGCCGCGCAGCGGGCCCTCGAAGTCAAGGCCGAGATATTGCTGATGGGCAAGAACGGCGTGGACGCCGTCTACGATTCCGACCCCAAGTCCAATCCCAACGCGCAGCGTTATGCCGAGCTCACCTACGACGAGTTCTTGGCGAAGGGCCTCAAAGTCGCCGATGCGACCGCGATCAGCCTGGCCCGCGACAACGACCTCGATATGCTGTTCTTCGGCCTCGACGACGAGTCCAACATCGCCAGGGCGGTGGCGGGGGAACGCATCGGCACCTGGGTGCACGCCTGA
- the frr gene encoding ribosome recycling factor, with protein MDELIKDTAKKMEQAMEFARQDFATVRTGRANPAMFNKLEADYYGAPTPLQQLATFQSPEPRVMLINPFDASALNAIEKAIRDSDLGVNPASDGKSIRIVLPELTEERRKEYIKIVRGKSEEARVAVRNIRRHAVDEVKKAEKNKEIGEDEAKRGEKRLDDETKKWVESIDQLLKAKEAELMAV; from the coding sequence ATCGACGAACTCATCAAGGACACCGCCAAGAAGATGGAGCAGGCGATGGAATTCGCCCGCCAGGATTTCGCAACCGTGCGAACCGGGCGCGCCAACCCCGCGATGTTCAACAAGCTGGAGGCGGACTACTATGGCGCACCGACCCCGCTCCAGCAACTGGCCACCTTTCAATCTCCCGAACCTCGAGTCATGTTGATCAACCCGTTCGATGCCAGCGCACTGAATGCCATCGAGAAGGCCATTCGCGACTCGGATCTGGGCGTCAACCCGGCCAGCGACGGAAAGTCGATCAGGATCGTGCTGCCCGAACTGACCGAGGAGCGCCGCAAGGAATACATCAAGATCGTCCGCGGCAAGTCCGAAGAGGCCCGGGTCGCGGTGCGCAACATCCGCCGCCACGCCGTCGACGAGGTCAAGAAGGCCGAAAAGAACAAGGAGATCGGCGAGGACGAGGCCAAGCGCGGCGAGAAAAGGCTCGATGATGAGACCAAGAAGTGGGTCGAGTCCATTGACCAGCTGCTGAAGGCCAAAGAAGCCGAACTGATGGCGGTCTAG